One genomic segment of bacterium includes these proteins:
- a CDS encoding flavodoxin reductase yields MEKHIVNILEITQITHDVKRFVVEKPHGYEFIPGQATEVAINKPGFTEQKRPFTFTGLNDWPNLEFTIKIYSDHLGVTSEMDKLAPGDSIIIHDVWGEIAYKGKGVFIAGGAGITPFIAILRYLNKHHMLGENKLLFANKTKSDIILEAEFRALLGKNFYNILSDEKVEGYDYGFITTDLLKSYTDLDDQNKYYICGPIPMMESIEKQLSQLNIDKSHIIKEGF; encoded by the coding sequence TTGGAAAAGCACATCGTAAATATTCTGGAAATCACACAAATCACACATGATGTTAAAAGATTTGTTGTGGAAAAACCACACGGTTATGAGTTTATACCCGGGCAGGCAACCGAAGTTGCAATAAATAAACCGGGTTTTACAGAACAGAAAAGACCTTTTACTTTTACCGGCCTAAATGACTGGCCAAATCTTGAATTTACAATTAAAATATATAGTGATCACCTTGGAGTGACAAGTGAAATGGACAAGCTTGCACCAGGAGATAGTATTATTATTCATGATGTATGGGGAGAAATAGCTTATAAAGGTAAAGGTGTTTTTATTGCTGGAGGTGCAGGAATAACACCTTTTATTGCAATTCTCAGATATCTGAATAAACATCATATGCTTGGAGAAAACAAATTATTGTTTGCAAATAAAACAAAGTCGGATATTATACTGGAAGCTGAATTCCGGGCATTATTAGGAAAAAATTTTTATAATATTTTATCCGACGAAAAAGTTGAAGGATATGATTACGGTTTTATCACTACAGACTTGTTAAAGTCTTATACGGATCTCGATGATCAAAATAAGTACTATATCTGTGGACCAATTCCAATGATGGAATCGATCGAAAAACAGCTGAGCCAGTTGAACATAGACAAGAGTCATATAATAAAAGAGGGATTCTAG
- the folE gene encoding GTP cyclohydrolase I FolE, whose translation MEKNGSNGKSIETQAMIQSLGYSENENAFLSHLVDDETKIEIIEDRFRDIMSVLGLNLNNDSLKDTPRRVAKMFVREVFSGLNTNNKPKISLFKKSFNSDQMIVEKDITIYSYCEHHFVPIIGKAHVAYFANEYVIGLSKLNRIVQFYAKRPQLQERLTHQISEELITILNTKDVAVVIEADHLCIKSRGIEDANSRTLTSEYNGRFLEPETRNEFISYIKK comes from the coding sequence ATGGAAAAAAATGGCTCAAATGGTAAAAGCATAGAAACTCAAGCAATGATTCAATCGTTAGGTTATTCTGAAAATGAAAATGCATTTTTATCGCATCTGGTAGACGATGAAACAAAAATAGAAATCATTGAAGATAGATTCAGAGATATTATGAGTGTCCTTGGTTTGAATCTCAATAATGACAGTTTGAAAGATACTCCAAGAAGGGTCGCCAAAATGTTTGTCAGAGAAGTATTCAGTGGATTAAATACAAATAATAAACCAAAGATATCATTATTCAAGAAGTCATTTAACTCTGATCAGATGATTGTTGAGAAAGATATTACCATTTATTCATACTGCGAACATCATTTCGTTCCTATAATTGGAAAAGCACATGTTGCATATTTTGCCAATGAATATGTAATCGGGCTTTCCAAACTTAATCGGATTGTGCAGTTTTATGCAAAACGTCCTCAACTACAGGAAAGGCTTACACATCAGATTTCTGAAGAGCTTATAACAATTCTAAATACAAAGGATGTAGCGGTGGTTATTGAGGCAGATCATCTGTGTATAAAATCCAGGGGTATAGAGGATGCAAACAGCAGAACTCTTACTTCGGAATATAATGGAAGATTTCTGGAGCCTGAAACTAGAAATGAGTTTATCAGTTATATTAAAAAATAA